The window CCGTTGCAGGCCCGCAACATGGCGCGTCTGGCCGGCGGCGACCTCTTGGAGCTGAATCACCTGGTCGCGGGCGAGAGCGATGCGCTGCGGAAAGAGAATTTCGACCTTTTCTGCGGCCTGATGCGTTTGAGCTACAACGACAAACACCTCGAACTGGTCTCCTGGGCCGAGGATGCGGCGCAGCTTTCGCGCGAGCAGCAGCGGGCTTTCCTGCGCGATGCGGCACGGCTTCTGCGCGAGAGTTACATGCTCCATGCGGGCATCCGCGAAATCAGTTACCTTTGGGGCGAGGAGTTGGCCTTCTGTTCGAAATTCGCCCCTTTCGTCGGTTCGCAGAACATCGAGCCGTTGATCGCCGAGATCGAGAGCGCCTCCGCGCAGATCGCGCAGAACGGCAACCCGACGATCGTTTTCACCCATTTTGCCCTCTCGGTGAGCAAGATGATAAAACATTTGTGAGTTATGGCACGTGTGGCACTTCTTTTAGGCGGAAACCAGGGCGACGTGAAGCGCACCCTGCAAACGGCACAGCAGTTGATAAACTCCCGCGTGGGGGCTGTCCTGCGTTGTTCGCACCGTTACGAGAGCGAGCCGTGGGGATTCCCGGCCGCGCAGCGTTTTTCGAATCAGGCGCTGGAGGTCTCGACCGATCTTTCGCCGCTCGAAGTGCTCGACGCCTGCCAGGGGATCGAGCGCGAATTGGGCCGCAACCGCGCCGCCGAGGCGATCGAGAAGGCTTCGTCGGGCGCCGCCTATTCGTCGCGTCCGATCGACATCGACATCATCTTCTACGGCGACGAGGTGATCGACGACGAGCGCCTGACGGTTCCCCACCCGCTGCTCGCCGAACGGGAGTTCGCATTGCAGCCGCTCGCGGAGATCATGCGCCGGCACCGTCATCCCGTCACGGGAGTCACCGTCGGGGAGATGCTCGATGCGCTGCGTAACCGATAAACAGAAGATGAACGTGAGACGAACGATACTCTTTCTCGCCGCCGCGGCGCTCTTGACGGGGTGCTTCAAGGACGTGTCAACCACGACGAATTACGTGATCAAGCCCCTCGTGCAGGACTTGTCGGGCGATCCGTACCTGGCGCTCGACGGGGTGAAAGCCTACGCTTTCGACGCCGACACGACTCTTTATACCGTCGCGTCCTACGCGGATGCGTTGGAGGGCGTCGCCAGCCTGAAAGGCAACCCTTCGGAACGCCTTTCGCCCTTCGTCACGGCCGGGCCCTACGAGCGCGAAGGAACTTCCGGATGGGTCCAGATGTCGATGTCGAACGCTACGCAAATGGTCTTGGCCGTCGATACGGAGCATCGAATCTACGCCTACACCCAGCAGGAACTGACCGAAAACCTCCCGACCCTGTACGTGACGCTGCCTTTCAAGCCGTGGAAGGAGGGTTTTTCCTACAAGGACGGCAGTTGGAGCTATTACAACGAATTCTATACGCCTCCCACCTACCTCGACTGCTTCATTGATCCCGCTGTCCAGAGCGAGGAGGGCGGTGCCGCGGAGGAGATTTCGAATTTGAAAGCCTATGCCTTCGCCGCCGACACCGCGGCGTGGTACATCGCCTCCTACGACGATGCCGTTGCGGGCAAGATCACTTCGAAGGACGACGATTCGTTCACGCGCTCCAATCCCAACTTCACGGCTTACAAGGAGGAGGGTTCGTCGCTCTATAAGATGCAGGTTTCGACCGGGACGCTGATGGTGGTCGTGGTCGATCGCGTCGATCGGCTCTATGCCTACACGAAGAAGGAGGTCGATCTCGAAGGGGCTCCGCCGACCTTCTCCGTCCTCTTCCGGCCGTGGGTGCAGCAGTGGATCGACACGGAGGAGCCCGACGGTTGGATCGTCGTCAATCCGGCGCTCGACCCCGACCCCGACAAGGATTCGCAAACGCAAACACAACCACGCCGCCGATGAATACGCCGCGACATACCCTTTACCTGCTGCGCCTTGCGGTGGCGCTGCTCTTCGTGTCGGCCTTTCTGAGCCGTTGCGCGAGCATGATGACCCCTACCGGCGGTCCCCGCGACTCGCTTCCGCCCGTCATCGTGAACATGACGCCCGACAACAATTCGGTCAACCGGCCTCTCGTCGGCCACGAGAAGATCTACATCGAGTTCGACGAGTTCGTGCAGCTCAAGGACCAGCAGAAGGAGTTCTTCACCTCTCCGGCCATGAAGAAGAAACCCACGGTCACCCTGCGCGGCCGGGGCATCGTGATCCAGTTGCGCGACACGCTGGCTCCGAACACGACCTATTCGCTCAACTTCGGCAGCGCCATCCGCGACAACAACGAGGGCAACCCGCTCTATTCGATGCGCTACGTCTTTTCGACGGGTCCCGAGATCGACTCGATGCTCCTCACGGGTTATACGGCCGACAGTTACAAGGCCGATTCTGTGTCGAAGACCTTCATCTGGTTCTTCCCGGCCGATTCGGTCGGGAACGTCGCCGAATACGACTCCACGGTGTTCAAGTACAAGCCTGCGTCGATCGCCCGCGCCGAGAACAACGGCATCTTCATCGCCCAGAACCTCAAGCCGATCCCCTACCGGGTCTACGCCGTCCAGGACAAGAACGACAACCAGATGTACGATCCGGGCAGCGACCAGGTGGGCTTCCTCGAAAAGACCTACAACCCGGCCGAGATGCCCGATTTCGCCATGTGGTACGATTCGATCCGCCAGTACGTGACTGCCGAGCCGCAGCTCTATTTCCGGATGTTCACCGACAAGGCGTTCCGCCGGCAGATGCTTTCGGAGTCCGAGCGGCCCCAGCAGCACAAGGCGATGCTCTATTTCGCGTCGGCGCACCCGAAGATCACCGCCCTGCGTTTCGACAGCATCTCCGCCGACCGGGTCATCTTCGATCCCCAGACCGTGGGCCGCGATACGATCGCCCTGTGGTTCAACGTCCCCTCGGCCGACCTTCCCGATACGATCAAGGGTGAGATCACCTATTTCAAGCACGATACGGTCAACCGCTTGCAGGAGGTCACCGAGCCGTTGAAACTCGCCTGGCGGCTGATCGAGACCAAGGAGCAGGAGCGCGAGCGCGAGAAGCTCGAACGCGACCGCCGCAAGGCCGAGGCCGCCGGCGAGGAGTGGGTCGAGCCCAAAAAACCGAATCCCTTCGCCGTCAAACTCCCCACTTCCGGCGACATCAACCCCGAGAACCACCTCACCGCGGAGTTCGATTACCCGTTGGTGTCGGTCGATTCGTCGCGCCTGTTGTTGACGCGCCTGCTCGAAGACAATTCGGTCGAGGACGTTCCCGTGCATATGGTGCGCGATACGGGACAGTTGCGCAAATGGTACATCCGCGCTCCGTGGAAGACGGCCGGACAATATATGCTGACCATCCCCGCGGGGGCCATCACCGACGTTGCGGGCCTTTCCAACGACTCGATCGTCGGCAAATACACGGTCCTCGACCCCGAGAAGTTCGCCACGGTGAAGATCCACGTCAACGGTCGTGACGACGGCACGAAATACATCGTCCAGCTGCTCGACGGCAACAACGCCCTCAAGCAGGAGCGGCGCGACGTGACGACGGGCGACATCCAGTTCAATTACGTTCCGGCCGGCGAGATCAAGTTCCGCATCATCGAGGACCGGAACGGCAACGGCAAGTGGGACACGGGCAACCTGGTCGAGCGGCGCCAGCCCGAGCGGGCTGAGATCTATGCCAACGACGAGGGCGAGGACACCTTCGCCACCAAGACCAACTGGGAGATCGAGTTCACGATGGACATGAACCGCATCTTCGCGCCGGTCACGATGCAGTCTCTTTCGCGCCTGCTGGACGAGCGCGAGGCCCAGCGCCTGCGCCGCGAGGAGGAGAAACGGCTCAAAGAGGGCCCGAAAAAGAACCGTCAGGAGCAGGAGCGCCAGCAGCAGAACAGCAATTTCAACGCTGCGGGCGGCATGTTCAATAATTTCAGGTAGGATGACGATGAAACGACATATCATTGCCGGGCTCCTCGCCTTCGCCGCTCTCGCCGCGTGGCAGGGCGCCTCGGCGCAGCATACGCTCGGCTTCACGGTGGGCTACGGCATGGGCAACGGCCGCTTCCAGCCCCAGCAGGAGATGCGGGCGATGTGGGGCATGTACAGCGGCGGCCTTTCGTGGCGTTACTACGGCACGCAGCGCTTCGTGGGCGGCTTCGGCGTCGATCTCGAATTTCTCCAGCAGGGCTTTTCGTTCGCGCCCAACGCCTCGCTGGTCGAGGAGAAGAAGGATTATCTCTACTATTCGCGGCATGTCAATTCGATTGTGCTGCCGGTCGTCTGGCAGCCCCATGTCTACATGTTCCGCAACCGCATGCGCGTCTACCTCGAGGCCGCCGCGACCTTCTCCTATAACTTCTCTTCGACTTACGAGAACGAGCAGGCGCGGGCCAACGGGGCTTCCGACTGGAAGGGAACCTACGATTTCAAGCTCCCGCGCGACAACCGCTGGGGTTACGGGCTGGCCGGGGGCGGCGGCATCGCCTTCCTGATCCGCCGTTTCGAACTGAATTTCCGCGTGCGTTACTATTTCGGTTATTCGGACATCGTCCGCAACCGCAACAAATATTCGGACAATGTCGGCGACGGGTCGGAAAACCCCTTCTGGGCCACGCCGCTGCGTTCTCCGCTCGACAACCTCACGATCTCCGTGGGGCTCAACTACCGCTTCAACAAACAGGGCTTCGAGACCTGGAAACCGAGACCCAAGAGGGAGAAGAACCGCGAGGTCTTCAAATATGGGTTGTAAAAACAGCAGATTATGGAAACCACCCGTCAGCAGAAAATCGCCAAACAGATTCAGAAGGACGCCGCCGACATCTTCCAGAAGGAGGGTGCGCAGATCGTCCGCGGTGCGCTCGTCACGGTCACGGCCGTGCGTGTTTCGCCCGATTTCAGCTACGCCAAGATCTACGTCAGCATCTTCCCCTTCGAGCAGAGCGGGGAGGTGATGCAGCGCCTCGAACACCAGAATTGGTTCATCCGCCGGGCCTTGGGCCAGCGGTTGCGCAACCAGTTGAAAAACGTCCCCGAAATCCAGTTCTTCCTCGACGATTCCCTGGAATACATCGAGAATATCGACAAAGCGTTGAAGAACGAATAACCGGACCATGCTGCCGCAGCTCTTCGCCCGCCGCTACCTCTTCTCGTCCCAATCCCGGTCGGTCGTCAACCTGATCGCGGGACTGAGCGTCGCGGCCGTTGCGATGCCCGTCGCGGCGATGATCATCCTGCTGTCGGTCTTCAACGGCTTCGAGTCGTTGGTGAAGTCGATGTATTCGGCTTTCGACGCCGACCTGACCGTCACTCCGCGGCAGGGGCAGACTTTCGCACAGGGGGAGATCGACTCCGCGGCGCTTCGGCGCATCCCGGGCGTCGGGGCGTTGTCGTTCACGCTCGAACAGAGCGCCCTGCTCGAACACGGGGGGCGTCAGGCCACCGCCACGGTGCGGGGCGTCGATGACGCCTATGCCGAGGTGTTCGCCTTGGGCGACGCTGTGTCGGCCGGGGAGTGGCGGGTGCGTCTGGGCGATCTGGAACGGCTGGTCATCGGACAGTCTATGGCGTGGATGTTGGGTATCCGGTCGCTGGCCGACGCCGATGTCACGCTCTACGCCGTGCGCCGGGGTTCGTTCTCGTCGCTGCTGCCGTTGGAGAACTACACGCGCCGCACGGAGCCCGTGGGCGGGGTCTATACGCTCGACCTCGACACCGAGCGCACTTATGTGCTCTCGTCGCTGCGGTTGGCGCAGGAGCTTTTCGGTTACCCGGGCCGCGCTTCGTCGCTGGTCGTGCGCCTCGATCCGGGGGCCGATGCCGCCGGGGTCCGCCGGGCCGTCGCCGAGACTGTGGGCGACGACTTCCGGGTCCGCACGCGCGACGAACTCCGCGCTTCGTTCTACCGCATCATGGCCTACGAGAAGTGGGGCATCTTCTTCATCGCCCTGCTGGTGCTCGTCATCGCCTCGTTCTCGGTGGTGGGGGCGTTGGCCATGCTGATCGTCGAGAAGCGGGGCGACATTGCGACGCTCCGGGCGCTGGGGGCTGACACGGGACTGATACGGGCCGTGTTCCGCTCCGAAGGATTTCTGATATGCGGTCTGGGAGCCGCCGTCGGTGTCGTGCTGGGTGTCGGCGCGAGCCTCGTGCAGCAGCATTTCGGGTTGATCGAGATTCCCGCCGAGACGTTCCTCACGAAGAGTTACCCCGTCGAGTTCCGTTTTGCCGACCTGTTGGCCGTTCTCGCCGCCTTCGCCGCCGTGGCCGTCCTGCTGTCGGGCGTCACGGTGCGCAGTATGTTGAAAAACAACGAATGATATGAAACGATACCTCCGTATAACGGCTTTCGCCCTCTTCGCGGTGCTTTTCGCCGCCTGCGCCCGCCACAAAATCATCCCCGACGACAAGCTGGCGCAGATTTTCCACGATGCGTTCCTCACCAACGCCTATATCGGCAACGGGAATGTCAAAACCGATTCGCTGCGCATCTACGAGCCGATCTTCGCCCGTTACGGTTATACGACCGACGACGTTCACTACACCATCGGCAACTTCTCGAAGCGCAAGAGCGCCCGCCTGGGCGACATCGTCGAGCGCGCCATCGAGATGCTCGAACGCGAAGGCAAGTTTTACAACCGCGAGGTCGCCGTGCTCGACACGATCGACAACGTGGCCCGCCGGACCTTCACCCGGGCGGTCCTCGCCGACTCGCTGATCCGCGTGCGGTCGCTGGCCGACACGGCGCGGTTGAGCTTCTCGCTCGACGTTGAGCCGGGCGACTACCAGCTTTCGCTCAGGTACCTCGTCGATTCGCTCGACCGCAATGACAAGGGGCTCAAGGGCTCCGTCTGGCTCGAACGCCGCGACAGCACCCGCACGGGGGTCTATACCACGACCCTGCGGCGCAACCGCGAGGAGACTTTCTCGCGCCGTTTCACCGTCGATTCGTCGCACCGCCGCCTGCGCATCGACTTCTTGAACTTCACGGGCAAGCCCCAGCGCCCCTCGGTGACGGTCACCGACCTGAAGGTCGAATTCACGCCTCCGACGCGCACGGCGGTCGAAAAGCTCTACGAACAGCAACTCGGTATCCGTATTTTCGCCGATGAATTCTTCCGCGCAGCCCTCCCGGCGGATAGCCTCTAACCTCCTCTGGACCTCCGGGGGCATCGTCCGCAATCCGTTGCTGACGCTCGACTCCGGCGGGCGTGTGGTTGCCGTCGAAACCTGTCCCGAGCCCGACCGCCTCGCCGCCACGGAGTTCTATGCGGGATTGTTGGTCCCCGGCTTTCCGGACGACTTCCGTGCGGCTTTCGAGCGTCTGTGCCGGAGCTCTGCGGCGCCGTTGCCCGAGTTGCTCGCGCAGACCGTGACGCCCGGCGGCGTGTTGGTCGTGATCTCGGGTCTCGACTACGAATCGCTGCGGTTGACACCCCGGTCGCAAATCCGCAGGTTATAATTCCCTTGTCAGATCGGCAGATGCTCTTCGACCGTGTGACGCAGATGTTCGCGGTCGAGATGGGTGTATATTTCGGTCGTCAGAATATTTTCGTGCCCCAGCATCTCCTGCACCTGGCGGATCGAGGCGCCGCCTTCGAGCAGGTGGGTGGCGAACGAGTGGCGGAAGGTGTGGGGACTGATGCGCTTGGTGATCCCGGCCCGGCGGGCGGCCTCCTTGAGGATGGTGAAGATCATCACCCGGGTGAGTTGTTTGCCGCGGTTGTTCAGGAATACGACCTCCTCGCCCGTCCGGGCGCTCCGGCGCTTTTCGAGATAGAGTTGGATGCGGTCGCGCGCCGCGGCGCTGATCGGCACCAGCCGCTGCTTGTCGCCCTTGCCGATCACTCGGATGTACCCTTCGCCGAAAAAGAGGTCCTGCATCCGCAGCGACGTGAGTTCCGAGACACGCAGCCCGCACGAGTAGAGCACTTCGAGCATGGCGCTGTCGCGCAGCCCCTTGGGCGTCGAGGTGTCCACGGCGGCGATGATGCGGTCGATCTCCGGGGTGGTGAGCACGTCGGGGAGCTGGCGTCCGAATTTGGGCGTCAGGACGAATTCCGCCGGCGACGATTCGATCTTGTCGGAGATCATCAGGAAATTGAAAAAACTCTTCACGCCGCTCAGCGCCCTCGCCTGCGAGGTCTTTTCGCGTCCCTTGTCGTAGAGCCACGCCATGTAACGTTCGATCATCGCCTCCTCGACCTTGTGGGGCGCTACGTCCCATTGGCGCAGGATGAAATGGGCGAATTGCCGCAGGTCGCGCATGTACGATTCGACGGTGTTTTTCGAGAGCCGCTTTTCCAGTTTTATATAGGTGCGGTAGCGGCGTCCGGCCTCCTCCCATTTTTTCGTATTTTCTGCCATGTCCGATCCGCTCGATGTCGATAATTTGAGTAACTTTGCTCCGACGAAGGTACGAAAATTTTACATGATTATGGATTACGTTGCACTCAATATTCCGTGTTCCGACGACGAGCAGGCCGGAATCCTGACCGCCGAACTGGCCGACTTTCCGTTCGAGAGTTTCGAGATCGGCGACGGCGTGCTGAAAGCCTATATCCCGCAGGAGCGGTTGGCCGATTGCAAGGAGCAGGTCGATGGTCTGCTGGCGCGCTACGGCGTCGCCGGACGTTATATCTCCATCGAGACGCAGAATTGGAACGCCTTGTGGGAGAGCAATTTTCCGGCCGTCGATGTCGAAGGGCGCCTGCGCATCCGCGCGCCGTTCCACGAGGCGGCTCCCGCCGGCGAGACGGAGGTGATCGTGATGCCCAAGATGTCGTTCGGCACGGGCCACCACGCTACGACGTGGCTGATGTCGCGCGCGGTGCTCGACCTCGGGGTCGCGGGCCGCACGGGGCTCGACATGGGCAGCGGCACGGGCGTGCTGGCGATCGTCGCCGCGAAGTGCGGCGCCGCGCATGTCGATGCCGTGGACATCGACGACTGGGCCGATGAGAACTGCCGCGAGAACGTCGCCGCCAACGGGGTTTCGGAGCGCATTACCCCGATGTTGGGCGATGTCCGCCGCATCGCGGGCCGGAGTTACGATTTCATTCTGGCCAACATCAACCGCAATATCCTCGTGGCCGACATGGCGGCCTATGCCGCGGCCCTGGCCCCGGGCGGCGATCTGGTGATGAGCGGATTTCTGGAACAGGACGTTCCGGCGATCACGGAGGCCGCCGCGAAACTGGGAATGACGGTTGCCGCCACCGCCGACCGCGACGGTTGGATGCTGGTACATGTGAAAAAGGAGTCGTGAAAAGCTACAAAGGCCGCGGCATCGTGCTGCACACGCTCAAGTACGGCGATTCTTCGATGGTCGCCTACCTGTTGACCGACATCGGGGGCCGCCGCAGTTACATGGTGCAGGGGGTCCGCAGCCGCAGCGGGCGGGGTTCGAAGCTGGCGTTGTTCCAGCCGATGTTCCCCGTCGAGTTCGAGGGGTTGGAATCCCCGCGGCAGCAGATGGACCGTTTCAAGGAGGTGCGTGCGGGGTTCGTGCTGCAAAGCCTGCCGTTCGACGTTCGCAAATCCACGATGGCGCTCTTTATGGCCGAAGTTTTGTATCGTCTGGTCCGGGAGAGCGAGCCCAACGAACCGCTTTTCGACTTCGTGTGGGGTTCGGCCGAGGCGTTGGATGCGATGGACGACGGGGTTTCGAATTTCCACCTTTGGTTCCTGGCCAACCTGAGCCGCCTGCTGGGCTACCGTCCGGGCAACGACTATACGCCGGGGGCGTGGTTCGACATCCGCGAAGGATTGTACACCCCCGTGCGGCCCGCACACCCGGGGGTGATGACGCAGGAGTGCGCCGCGCTGCTCGATACGATGCTGCGCTGCGACGTGAGGCGTCTGGGCGAAGTGGCGTTGAACCGCAAACGGCGGTCGGACTTTTTGAGTGCGATGTTGTCCTATTTCGGCTATCATCTCGACGCCATCAGCGCCGTGCAGTCGGCGCGCATACTACGGGAGGTGTTTTAACGTTATTGATAGAGAGAAGATAAAAGGGGAAAACTATGAGAAAGATGTTGCTTGCGGCCGTTGCGCTCGCCGTTGCGGTGGCCGCCTCCGCCCAGGAGCCGAAATTCGATTTCAAACGCGATACGACCCGCACGTCGGGCTTCGCGCTTCCCGATTCGCTGGCGCACATGTCGCCGTGGAAACCCGATTATAAGACGATGGCGCCGGTGAAGACCAAACCCACGGTGTCGATGACTTCGGTGGTGGTGATCCAGAAGGAGAACCTGCCTTCGCGCATCACCGTCATCGACAACAACACCCTGCGTCTGGGGCCGCATTTCACCCTTTCTAACGGACAGGCGTGGAACTGGAGTCCCTATCCCGACGCCTATCTCGACGCGCGTACGCTTTCGTTCCCCATGCCGCGGTAGTGCCGCATCGGGAGCCGTTTAAGGGAGGGGCCGGAGCGATCCGGCCCTTTTTAGGTATTTTCGCGTATTGACCGGCAGCGATGAAATTCCGAATTTTGTCCCGAATTCGAATCGTTGCTTATGAGAAAGATTTTTACGGGATTGTTTTTCCTGCTTTTCCTCGGGGCCCGGGCTCAGGAGCCTGCCGCCGAGCCCTCCGTTGCGGAACTTTCGGCCGAGGTCGAGGCTCTGAAGGCCAAAACCTCGACATGGGACAGGATATTGGCCCGCCTGCCCGAGATTTCGGGATACGTGCAGACGGGTTACGAGTGGTCGGAGAGCTCTTCGACCTTTTTCATCAAGCGCGTCCGCCTGAACCTGACGGGCGCCATCGCTCCGAAACTCGACTACCGGGTGCAGATCGAGTTCGCGTCGCCGAAGATCGTCGATGCCTACGTGCGTTACCGGCCTTTCGACCAGCTGAATTTCCAGCTCGGTGAGTTCAAGCTCCCCTTTTCGGTCGAGAACACCGAGTATCCGCCTCTCAAATACGAGTTTATCGAGTACCCGCTTTCCCTGCGGCGGCTGATGGGCTTCGACGACATCTGCGGACTTTCGGCCACGGGGCGCGACATGGGCGCCATGCTCTGCGGGAGCTTCTTCAAACGCAAGGATTTCAGCATCCTGAGCTATAATTTCGGCGTCTTCAACGGTGAAGGGCTCAACATCAAGGACAAGAACAAATCGAAGGACATCGTGGCGCGGCTGACGCTGCGCCCCGTCGCGGGGTTGCAGATCGCCGGGTCCTATTATTGGGGCGAATACGGCGCCGACTACCTCAAGCGGGTCCGTTACGGTGCGGGCGCCTGCTACGACCGCGGCCCTCTGGTGGTGCGTGCCGAGTACATTTGCGGCACGACGGGGCTCTCCGGGGGCTCCGGCGAGCTGGACAGCGACGGTTGGTACGCCGTGGGCGGCTGGCGCGCGACACGGACGCTGATGCCCGTCGTGCGTTACGACACCTTCCGTGAAAATACTTCCGCAAGCGACTCCCGCCTGACCAACTATACGGCGGGTCTCCTGTGGCAGCCCGTGAAATTCCTCCGCTGCCAGCTCAACTACACTTACGAGGACTATGCGTCGCGCGCCGCGTCGAACCGCAACGTCGTGTCGCTGATGTTCACCGGGATATTTTAATTGAAATCGCTATGAAAAAACTCATCGAACAACTTCGCGTCGAGGACTGGGTGGTGGTCTGGGTCTCGATTCCGTTGCTGCTGCTTGCGGCGCTCGTCCCCGCCGACCTGCCGAGCGTCCCCTCGACCCTCGTGGGCGAGGTGGCCTGGTACAATATCCTTTACCTGTTCGCCATCGTGCTGGCAGTGCTCTATGTCGGCTGCCTGCTGTTGCGGCGCCCTCTCAAGGGGCTGTTGCCGTCGCTGGTCGTCGTCTTCGCCGTTTCGTTGCTGGCGCAGGTCGTGGCCAAGATTCCGGCCGTGTCCTACTACGGCTTCGAATCGGTCTTTTTCTCGGTGCTGTTCGGCCTCCTGATCCGCAACGTGTGGCGCGTTCCCGCGTGGATGAAGCCCGCCATTCAGGGCGAGTTCTTCATCAAGATCGGCGTGGTGTGCCTCGGCGCCACGATTCTTTTCAGCGACGTGATGAAGTCGGGCGTCTTCGGGCTCGTGCAGGCATGCCTCGTGGTGGCCGTCGTGTGGTTCTTCGCCTTCTGGCTCTCGCGCCGCATGAAGGTTGACGAACGTTCGGCGATGATCCTTTCGAGCGGCGTCTCGATCTGCGGCGTTTCGGCCTGCATCACGGCGGCGCGCGTGGCGGGCGGCGACGACAAGAAGCTCTCCTACATCGTTTCGCTGGTGTTGATCGTCGTAGTTCCGATGATCTACCTCATGCCGTGGCTGGCGAATCTGATCCTGCCGCACCTGTTCGCTCCCGAGGTGGCCGAGGAGGTCGCCGGGGCGTGGATCGGCGGTACGATCGACACCACGTCGGGCGTCGCCGCATCGAGCATGATCGTCGGCGAGGTCGCCAACCAGCATGCCGTGATCATCAAGGCGGCTCAGAACGTGCTGATCGGCGTCGTGGCGTTCTTCATCGCGCTCTACCTCTCGACCCGCGGCGAGAAGGGCGGTCAGGCCCCGTCGCTGGGCATCGTCTGGGAGAAGTTCCCCAAATTCATCATCGGTTTCGTCGCCGCGTCGCTCGTATTCAGCCTCTGCCAGTCGAACGGTCTTTTCGTTCCCGGCGCCAAGGGCAAGCTCCTCGAACCGGGCGTTGCGAAGATGTTCTCCTCGGTCTTCTTCTCGCTGGCGTTCGTCTGCATCGGCCTCGATACGCGTCTCAAAGACATCATTTCGAAGGAGAACCGCAACGTCCTCCGGGCGTTCCTCGCGGCGCAGACCTTCAACATCGTCGTGACGTTCGTGATCGCCTGCCTGCTCTTCGGACTGCTCAAACCGGCCCTTTAGCGCTTTAAGAAAGCGCGTTTAGAGGCGGTGGCGGGTGCTCTCGTTTCCGAAGCGGGTCTGCGCTGCCGGCCCTTTAAGAAAGGGCTTTTAGGGGCGATGGCGGACCGGGCCTTTTCCGATGCGGTTCTGCGCTATTTCCGTTATGATCATAAAAAAGGCTGACGTTTTCGTCAGCCTTTTTTCGTGTATTTCCGCTCCGGGCGGGCTCCCGGGCCTCCTTTCCGGAACGGTCGCTGTCCCGGGCGTCCCTTTCCGCCGAAGAAATAGGATTTCTGACGCCGCTTCTCCTCCTGCGAACGGGCTACGTAGACCTTTTCGTGCGTATAGGGATTCTCCCCCGTGTAGAACATCACCGACGAGAGGGTCATCGGTGTGGGCGTCAGGTCCTGCACTTGTTCGAGGTTGAAATGCAGTTTCCCCAACACCTTCTTCGACAGCGCCTTCATCTCCCGTTCGGTGCATCCCGGGTGCGAGGAGATGAAGTAGGGGATCAGCTGATAGGGCAACTTCTCCCGGTTGCAAATGCGGTGGAAATCCGCGTTGAGCTGTTCGAACAGCGCGAACGGCGGTTTGCGCATCAGCTTCAATACGTTCTCCTCGGTGTGTTCGGGCGCCACTTTGAGCCGGCCCGAGGTGTGGTATTTGAGCACCGTCTCCAGATAGGGCGACCGGTCGAACAGGTCGTAACGGATGCCGCTGCCGATAAAGGCTTTCTTGACGCCTTTGACGGCGCGGATTTTCTCATACAGGGCCAGCAGCGGCCGGTGGTCGTTGTCGAGGTTGGGGCACGGCTTCGGGTGGAGGCACGACGCGCGGCGGCACTTGCCGCACAGTTCGCGGTCGCGGCCGCCCATGCGGTACATGTTGGCCGAGGGGGCCCCGACATCGGAGAGATACCCCTT of the Alistipes senegalensis JC50 genome contains:
- the folK gene encoding 2-amino-4-hydroxy-6-hydroxymethyldihydropteridine diphosphokinase; the protein is MARVALLLGGNQGDVKRTLQTAQQLINSRVGAVLRCSHRYESEPWGFPAAQRFSNQALEVSTDLSPLEVLDACQGIERELGRNRAAEAIEKASSGAAYSSRPIDIDIIFYGDEVIDDERLTVPHPLLAEREFALQPLAEIMRRHRHPVTGVTVGEMLDALRNR
- a CDS encoding Ig-like domain-containing protein, encoding MNTPRHTLYLLRLAVALLFVSAFLSRCASMMTPTGGPRDSLPPVIVNMTPDNNSVNRPLVGHEKIYIEFDEFVQLKDQQKEFFTSPAMKKKPTVTLRGRGIVIQLRDTLAPNTTYSLNFGSAIRDNNEGNPLYSMRYVFSTGPEIDSMLLTGYTADSYKADSVSKTFIWFFPADSVGNVAEYDSTVFKYKPASIARAENNGIFIAQNLKPIPYRVYAVQDKNDNQMYDPGSDQVGFLEKTYNPAEMPDFAMWYDSIRQYVTAEPQLYFRMFTDKAFRRQMLSESERPQQHKAMLYFASAHPKITALRFDSISADRVIFDPQTVGRDTIALWFNVPSADLPDTIKGEITYFKHDTVNRLQEVTEPLKLAWRLIETKEQEREREKLERDRRKAEAAGEEWVEPKKPNPFAVKLPTSGDINPENHLTAEFDYPLVSVDSSRLLLTRLLEDNSVEDVPVHMVRDTGQLRKWYIRAPWKTAGQYMLTIPAGAITDVAGLSNDSIVGKYTVLDPEKFATVKIHVNGRDDGTKYIVQLLDGNNALKQERRDVTTGDIQFNYVPAGEIKFRIIEDRNGNGKWDTGNLVERRQPERAEIYANDEGEDTFATKTNWEIEFTMDMNRIFAPVTMQSLSRLLDEREAQRLRREEEKRLKEGPKKNRQEQERQQQNSNFNAAGGMFNNFR
- a CDS encoding outer membrane beta-barrel protein, coding for MTMKRHIIAGLLAFAALAAWQGASAQHTLGFTVGYGMGNGRFQPQQEMRAMWGMYSGGLSWRYYGTQRFVGGFGVDLEFLQQGFSFAPNASLVEEKKDYLYYSRHVNSIVLPVVWQPHVYMFRNRMRVYLEAAATFSYNFSSTYENEQARANGASDWKGTYDFKLPRDNRWGYGLAGGGGIAFLIRRFELNFRVRYYFGYSDIVRNRNKYSDNVGDGSENPFWATPLRSPLDNLTISVGLNYRFNKQGFETWKPRPKREKNREVFKYGL
- the rbfA gene encoding 30S ribosome-binding factor RbfA; amino-acid sequence: METTRQQKIAKQIQKDAADIFQKEGAQIVRGALVTVTAVRVSPDFSYAKIYVSIFPFEQSGEVMQRLEHQNWFIRRALGQRLRNQLKNVPEIQFFLDDSLEYIENIDKALKNE
- a CDS encoding FtsX-like permease family protein, whose product is MLPQLFARRYLFSSQSRSVVNLIAGLSVAAVAMPVAAMIILLSVFNGFESLVKSMYSAFDADLTVTPRQGQTFAQGEIDSAALRRIPGVGALSFTLEQSALLEHGGRQATATVRGVDDAYAEVFALGDAVSAGEWRVRLGDLERLVIGQSMAWMLGIRSLADADVTLYAVRRGSFSSLLPLENYTRRTEPVGGVYTLDLDTERTYVLSSLRLAQELFGYPGRASSLVVRLDPGADAAGVRRAVAETVGDDFRVRTRDELRASFYRIMAYEKWGIFFIALLVLVIASFSVVGALAMLIVEKRGDIATLRALGADTGLIRAVFRSEGFLICGLGAAVGVVLGVGASLVQQHFGLIEIPAETFLTKSYPVEFRFADLLAVLAAFAAVAVLLSGVTVRSMLKNNE
- a CDS encoding DUF4296 domain-containing protein; the encoded protein is MKRYLRITAFALFAVLFAACARHKIIPDDKLAQIFHDAFLTNAYIGNGNVKTDSLRIYEPIFARYGYTTDDVHYTIGNFSKRKSARLGDIVERAIEMLEREGKFYNREVAVLDTIDNVARRTFTRAVLADSLIRVRSLADTARLSFSLDVEPGDYQLSLRYLVDSLDRNDKGLKGSVWLERRDSTRTGVYTTTLRRNREETFSRRFTVDSSHRRLRIDFLNFTGKPQRPSVTVTDLKVEFTPPTRTAVEKLYEQQLGIRIFADEFFRAALPADSL